From Phoenix dactylifera cultivar Barhee BC4 unplaced genomic scaffold, palm_55x_up_171113_PBpolish2nd_filt_p 000397F, whole genome shotgun sequence, a single genomic window includes:
- the LOC103718481 gene encoding beta-carotene hydroxylase 2, chloroplastic-like, with protein sequence MAPGISVAVTCGIFRNPFLSSPHRCAMADDCVLLFAPLRTNRCLRPSTIAWALQPWQRRRRSAAVCFVLGQSRGSEMEEAEETAISDAAVAEEEERRILLDRTAEKIARKQSERRTYLAAAVMSSLGITSMAVAAVYYRFYWQMEGGAVPMTEMFGTFALSVGAAVGMEYWARWAHRALWHASLWHMHESHHRPRDGPFELNDVFAIINAVPAISLLSFGFFTRGLVPGLCFGAGLGITLFGMAYMFVHDGLVHRRFPVGPIANVPYFRRVAAAHQIHHMDKFDGVPYGLFLGPKELEEVGGAQELEKEINKRTKLYNSNTDTS encoded by the exons ATGGCGCCTGGGATCTCCGTTGCTGTTACTTGCGGCATCTTCAGGAACCCCTTTCTCAGCTCGCCGCACCGCTGCGCCATGGCCGACGACTGCGTGCTGCTCTTCGCGCCCCTCCGCACCAATCGCTGCCTCCGCCCGTCTACCATAGCCTGGGCGCTCCAGCCCTGGCAGCGGCGGAGGCGGTCCGCCGCAGTCTGCTTCGTCTTGGGGCAGAGCCGGGGTTCGGAGATGGAGGAGGCAGAGGAGACAGCGATCTCCGATGCGGCGGTGGCGGAGGAAGAGGAGCGGCGGATCTTGCTGGACCGGACGGCGGAGAAGATCGCGAGGAAGCAGTCGGAGCGGCGGACGTACCTAGCGGCGGCGGTGATGTCCAGCCTAGGCATCACCTCCATGGCCGTCGCCGCCGTCTATTACCGATTCTACTGGCAAATGGAG GGAGGAGCGGTCCCGATGACGGAAATGTTCGGCACCTTTGCTCTCTCTGTGGGCGCAGCG GTGGGGATGGAGTATTGGGCGCGGTGGGCGCACCGGGCGCTGTGGCACGCCTCGCTGTGGCACATGCACGAGTCCCACCACCGGCCGCGCGACGGCCCCTTCGAGCTTAACGACGTCTTCGCCATCATCAACGCCGTCCCGGCCATTTCCCTCCTCTCCTTCGGCTTCTTCACCCGCGGCCTCGTCCCCGGCCTCTGCTTCGGCGCC GGCCTGGGGATTACGCTGTTCGGAATGGCCTACATGTTCGTCCACGACGGGCTGGTCCATCGGCGGTTCCCGGTGGGCCCCATCGCCAACGTTCCCTACTTCCGTCGAGTCGCGGCCGCCCATCAG ATACATCATATGGACAAGTTCGATGGGGTGCCATACGGGCTGTTCTTGGGACCGAAG GAACTGGAGGAGGTGGGGGGAGCGCAGGAGTTGGAGAAGGAGATTAATAAGAGGACTAAGCTCTATAATAGCAACACGGATACCAgttga
- the LOC103718482 gene encoding protein SPIRAL1-like 5: MSRGGSFGGGKSSLGYLFESDEPAISPPGSTKATEPPSDEGSKSKAATQETQPEKPVSNNYHRAQGQNSGNFITGRPSTKVLSAPGGSSSLGYLFGDK; encoded by the exons ATGAGTAGAGGTGGGAGCTTCGGGGGTGGAAAGAGCTCTCTGGGTTACCTCTTTGAATCGGATGAGCCGGCAATCTCGCCCCCTGGATCTACCAAGGCTACCGAGCCTCCATCTGATGAAGGTAGCAAGAGCAAAGCAGCAACCCAAGAGACTCAACCAGAAAAACCTGTCTCCAACAACTACCACAGAGCGCAAGGCCAGAACTCAGGGAACTTCATCACT GGTCGGCCCTCCACCAAGGTCCTCTCAGCTCCTGGTGGAAGCTCGTCTCTTGGCTACCTGTTTGGGGATAAATGA